One Dromiciops gliroides isolate mDroGli1 chromosome 3, mDroGli1.pri, whole genome shotgun sequence DNA segment encodes these proteins:
- the LOC122750896 gene encoding toll/interleukin-1 receptor domain-containing adapter protein isoform X4, whose translation MAGWFRQILRKPKKRHVQPDTNTNDVLELPSQSSSLPDTQESTKVPTPDSADTDSRSSGSRWSKTYDVCVCHSEEDLMPVQELVSYLEGEPDGLRCFLQPRDAAPGGAIVSELCQAMGNSHCCVLFITPHFLQDPWCKYQMLQALSEAPGSEGHTIPLLAGLARSDYPPELRFMFYVDGSGPDSGFGKICKNLAEMYIPSHHHGAQDVGARLDLELEGTLGVSRKLWWRTRQVLKGFMPSTTFLFFL comes from the exons ATGGCTG GCTGGTTCCGACAGATCCTGCGTAAGCCCAAGAAACGCCATGTGCAGCCAGATACCAACACCAATGATGTCCTAGAGCTACCCTCCCAAAGCAGTTCTCTGCCTGACACTCAGGAATCTACCAAGGTTCCCACCCCAGACTCAGCAGACACAGACAGCAGGAGCAGTGGCTCTCGCTGGAGCAAAACTTATGACGTGTGTGTGTGCCacagtgaggaagacctgatgCCCGTCCAGGAATTGGTTTCTTATCTGGAGGGTGAGCCCGATGGACTTCGATGCTTCCTGCAACCTCGGGATGCAGCCCCAGGCGGTGCCATTGTGTCAGAACTGTGCCAAGCAATGGGCAACAGCCACTGCTGTGTACTATTTATCACTCCCCATTTCCTTCAGGACCCGTGGTGCAAGTACCAGATGTTACAAGCACTAAGTGAGGCCCCTGGATCTGAGGGCCACACCATACCCCTGCTGGCTGGCCTGGCCCGAAGCGATTACCCCCCTGAGCTCCGATTCATGTTCTATGTGGACGGCAGTGGCCCTGACAGTGGATTTGGAAAG ATCTGCAAAAATTTAGCTGAGATGTATATCCCATCTCATCACCATGGAGCCCAGGATGTTGGAGCAAGACTGGACTTGGAGCTAGAGGGGACACTGGGGGTCTCCAGAAAGCTCTGGTGGAGAACCAGACAGGTGTTAAAAGGATTCATGCCCTCAACAACATTTCTGTTCTTCCTCTGA
- the LOC122750896 gene encoding toll/interleukin-1 receptor domain-containing adapter protein isoform X3 → MTEGWFRQILRKPKKRHVQPDTNTNDVLELPSQSSSLPDTQESTKVPTPDSADTDSRSSGSRWSKTYDVCVCHSEEDLMPVQELVSYLEGEPDGLRCFLQPRDAAPGGAIVSELCQAMGNSHCCVLFITPHFLQDPWCKYQMLQALSEAPGSEGHTIPLLAGLARSDYPPELRFMFYVDGSGPDSGFGKICKNLAEMYIPSHHHGAQDVGARLDLELEGTLGVSRKLWWRTRQVLKGFMPSTTFLFFL, encoded by the exons GCTGGTTCCGACAGATCCTGCGTAAGCCCAAGAAACGCCATGTGCAGCCAGATACCAACACCAATGATGTCCTAGAGCTACCCTCCCAAAGCAGTTCTCTGCCTGACACTCAGGAATCTACCAAGGTTCCCACCCCAGACTCAGCAGACACAGACAGCAGGAGCAGTGGCTCTCGCTGGAGCAAAACTTATGACGTGTGTGTGTGCCacagtgaggaagacctgatgCCCGTCCAGGAATTGGTTTCTTATCTGGAGGGTGAGCCCGATGGACTTCGATGCTTCCTGCAACCTCGGGATGCAGCCCCAGGCGGTGCCATTGTGTCAGAACTGTGCCAAGCAATGGGCAACAGCCACTGCTGTGTACTATTTATCACTCCCCATTTCCTTCAGGACCCGTGGTGCAAGTACCAGATGTTACAAGCACTAAGTGAGGCCCCTGGATCTGAGGGCCACACCATACCCCTGCTGGCTGGCCTGGCCCGAAGCGATTACCCCCCTGAGCTCCGATTCATGTTCTATGTGGACGGCAGTGGCCCTGACAGTGGATTTGGAAAG ATCTGCAAAAATTTAGCTGAGATGTATATCCCATCTCATCACCATGGAGCCCAGGATGTTGGAGCAAGACTGGACTTGGAGCTAGAGGGGACACTGGGGGTCTCCAGAAAGCTCTGGTGGAGAACCAGACAGGTGTTAAAAGGATTCATGCCCTCAACAACATTTCTGTTCTTCCTCTGA